From Candidatus Manganitrophus morganii, the proteins below share one genomic window:
- the tenA gene encoding thiaminase II has translation MFTQHLKKLAQPIWDAQLKHPFVEALGDGSLPEKKFRFYIIQDSLFLFELAKVFSAAAQKSVDIETMQKFTQLAADTIQVERGLHKEYGRQWKMTEAEMAALPMAPTNYAYTRHMLQVAATGTLAETTVVALPCAWIYVEVGRRLTEKGAPPETHPYKNWLALYASPEFAEVARWMCEKVDVWAKGAGADEKLRMESYFILSSRYEWMFWEMAWREERWPV, from the coding sequence ATGTTTACCCAACATCTTAAAAAGCTCGCCCAGCCGATTTGGGACGCGCAATTGAAGCATCCGTTCGTCGAGGCTCTCGGCGACGGATCGCTCCCGGAGAAAAAATTTCGGTTCTACATCATCCAGGATTCCCTCTTCCTCTTCGAGCTGGCGAAGGTCTTCTCCGCCGCGGCTCAGAAGAGCGTCGACATCGAGACGATGCAGAAATTCACCCAGCTGGCCGCCGACACCATCCAGGTGGAGCGGGGACTCCACAAAGAATACGGCCGGCAATGGAAGATGACCGAGGCGGAGATGGCCGCCCTCCCAATGGCCCCGACGAACTACGCCTATACCCGCCACATGCTTCAGGTCGCCGCCACCGGCACCCTGGCCGAGACGACCGTCGTCGCCCTCCCCTGCGCCTGGATTTATGTGGAGGTCGGCCGCCGTCTGACGGAGAAGGGGGCTCCTCCGGAAACACATCCCTATAAAAACTGGCTCGCCCTTTATGCCTCGCCCGAATTTGCCGAGGTCGCCCGCTGGATGTGCGAGAAGGTCGATGTATGGGCGAAAGGGGCCGGCGCCGACGAAAAACTCCGGATGGAAAGCTACTTCATCCTCAGCTCCCGCTACGAGTGGATGTTCTGGGAGATGGCCTGGAGGGAAGAGCGATGGCCGGTATAG
- a CDS encoding class I SAM-dependent methyltransferase, with amino-acid sequence MDVKDWDRIANRYEQEIISPFQEGVINPLFDEILALPNKQEQAAADLGCGTGPLLPFLSDHFKQVTAIDFSPRMIQTAKRRVDAKNVSFCRSSLIDLSRFYGQFDVAVAVNSILFPSSRSIDTILSEIHRTLTPEGSLMAIFPSMEVILYQGALIFDREIEKIGDEEKALWATKKILERRKFDFISGIYDDDGQRQKFFYAFEIKHRLKKAGFKNIRIKKVLYPWDGQIGSFEPFDDQPRLWDWFITAKPK; translated from the coding sequence ATGGATGTAAAAGATTGGGACCGGATCGCAAACCGATACGAGCAGGAAATCATCTCTCCTTTTCAAGAAGGGGTCATCAACCCCCTCTTCGACGAGATCCTCGCCCTTCCGAACAAACAAGAACAAGCGGCCGCCGACCTCGGCTGCGGCACCGGCCCGCTTCTTCCCTTTCTGTCGGACCACTTCAAGCAGGTCACCGCGATCGACTTCTCACCGCGGATGATTCAGACGGCCAAGCGGCGCGTCGACGCCAAAAACGTCTCTTTCTGCCGCTCCTCTCTGATCGATCTCTCCCGGTTCTACGGTCAGTTCGACGTCGCCGTCGCGGTCAACTCGATCCTCTTCCCCTCCTCACGAAGCATCGATACGATCCTCTCGGAGATCCATCGGACATTGACGCCGGAAGGGTCCCTGATGGCGATCTTTCCGTCGATGGAGGTGATCCTTTATCAAGGGGCGCTGATCTTCGACCGCGAGATCGAGAAGATCGGGGATGAAGAGAAAGCGCTCTGGGCCACCAAAAAGATTCTGGAGCGCCGGAAGTTCGATTTCATCAGCGGGATCTACGACGATGACGGCCAGCGACAGAAGTTTTTCTACGCCTTCGAGATCAAACACCGCTTGAAGAAAGCCGGCTTCAAAAACATCCGGATCAAGAAGGTCCTCTATCCCTGGGACGGCCAGATCGGCAGCTTCGAGCCCTTCGATGACCAGCCCCGTCTCTGGGATTGGTTCATCACCGCCAAACCCAAATAA
- a CDS encoding DUF488 domain-containing protein: protein MNDDRQERGTIYTVGHSTRTEEEWLALLAHYRIACLVDVRTVPKSRRVPHFNKEHLASLLPKHGMEYRHHPALGGLRKSNDPHSPNRGWRNASFRGYADYMQTEGFEKALASLLSEMRGRRTALMCAEAVPWRCHRMLLSDALSVRGLSVCHILSSTGVKPHNITSFAKVEGKRILYPSSQGQSSLF from the coding sequence ATGAATGACGATCGGCAAGAGCGCGGGACGATCTATACCGTGGGACACTCGACCCGGACGGAAGAAGAATGGCTTGCGCTGCTGGCGCATTATCGGATCGCGTGCTTGGTGGATGTTCGGACGGTGCCGAAATCTCGCCGCGTTCCCCATTTTAATAAGGAACACCTCGCCTCTCTGCTGCCGAAACACGGCATGGAATATCGTCATCACCCTGCGCTCGGCGGCCTTCGCAAGAGCAATGATCCCCATTCTCCGAATCGTGGGTGGCGGAATGCCAGCTTTCGAGGGTATGCCGACTATATGCAAACGGAGGGTTTCGAGAAGGCGCTCGCATCCTTGCTTTCGGAGATGCGGGGGAGGCGAACCGCACTGATGTGCGCCGAGGCGGTCCCGTGGCGGTGCCACCGGATGCTTCTCTCCGATGCGCTCTCGGTGAGAGGTCTTTCAGTGTGCCACATCCTCTCATCAACCGGGGTGAAGCCGCACAACATCACCTCTTTTGCCAAAGTGGAGGGGAAGAGGATCCTTTACCCCTCTTCTCAGGGACAGTCTTCACTGTTTTAG
- a CDS encoding co-chaperone GroES, whose amino-acid sequence MRVKPLQNWVVVQPDEPEEQTAGGIFIPDAAKERPESGKVVAAGDGRFVEEKEAKGKVKEKKFVKTTLKPGDHIMYEKYAARKVQVDQEEVVLVREEDVLGYLV is encoded by the coding sequence ATGAGAGTAAAACCTTTGCAAAACTGGGTTGTGGTGCAGCCGGATGAGCCGGAAGAGCAAACCGCCGGAGGGATTTTCATTCCCGACGCGGCGAAGGAGCGGCCTGAAAGTGGAAAGGTCGTCGCCGCGGGGGACGGTCGGTTTGTCGAGGAAAAGGAAGCAAAGGGAAAGGTCAAGGAGAAGAAGTTCGTCAAGACCACCCTGAAGCCGGGCGATCACATCATGTATGAGAAATACGCCGCGAGGAAGGTTCAGGTTGATCAAGAAGAGGTCGTTCTGGTCCGAGAGGAGGATGTCCTCGGCTATCTGGTCTAA
- a CDS encoding c-type cytochrome encodes MQGASPKKESPSASTPSKPNPSQGKRIFNHYCAVCHGVTAKGNGVNSDSLDPTPADLTSDEVQGLTDDEIYEVIDKGGASVELSVAMPPWGRTLSGEQMRDLVAYIRTFSEEAPEPEKGVRLSDVRRGDRSDCQICHMKQGQARPIAPNLGHEGSKLNPEWLSKFLKDPEKIRPVGFIPLTKSKMPNFQLSDQEVSALTAFLMTRKDAGVSKGPLAALNLSDPAEIEKGRRFFVDKYACDACHKGGEVGGVVGPDLSSTAERIRPEWVFFWLKNPQAIRPDVSMPNFGIPDSEIRSLIAYIYSLGDGVSQAAKVSGETSADPALIKRGEKLIKDKNCLACHTLDSFNSQEKRQEKGKETAAAPRS; translated from the coding sequence GTGCAGGGGGCTTCTCCAAAGAAAGAGTCTCCTTCCGCTTCAACTCCGTCGAAACCGAATCCTTCGCAAGGCAAACGTATTTTTAATCATTACTGCGCGGTCTGCCATGGTGTCACCGCAAAAGGAAATGGGGTGAATTCCGATAGCCTCGATCCCACCCCGGCCGACCTGACCAGTGATGAAGTGCAAGGTTTGACCGATGATGAAATTTATGAAGTGATCGATAAGGGGGGGGCGTCGGTCGAACTTTCCGTTGCGATGCCTCCCTGGGGAAGGACACTCTCCGGCGAGCAGATGCGCGACCTTGTCGCATACATTCGAACCTTTTCGGAGGAGGCTCCCGAGCCGGAAAAGGGGGTGCGGCTCTCGGATGTAAGAAGGGGAGACCGGTCCGATTGCCAAATCTGCCATATGAAGCAGGGCCAGGCGCGTCCGATTGCTCCCAACCTGGGACATGAAGGGAGCAAGTTGAATCCGGAGTGGCTCTCGAAATTTCTGAAAGACCCGGAAAAAATTCGGCCGGTCGGTTTTATCCCTCTGACCAAATCGAAGATGCCGAATTTTCAATTAAGCGATCAAGAGGTGTCGGCGCTCACCGCATTCCTGATGACTCGGAAGGACGCCGGCGTATCCAAGGGGCCGTTGGCGGCGCTGAACCTGTCCGACCCGGCCGAGATCGAAAAGGGAAGAAGGTTCTTCGTCGATAAATATGCCTGCGATGCCTGTCATAAGGGGGGCGAGGTCGGCGGGGTGGTCGGTCCCGATCTTTCGAGTACGGCGGAGCGTATCAGGCCGGAATGGGTTTTCTTCTGGTTGAAGAATCCTCAGGCGATCCGGCCCGACGTCAGCATGCCTAATTTCGGCATTCCCGATTCGGAGATACGTTCCCTGATCGCTTACATTTACAGCCTCGGTGACGGTGTTTCCCAGGCGGCCAAGGTTTCCGGAGAAACTTCCGCCGACCCGGCGTTGATTAAAAGGGGAGAAAAGTTAATCAAAGACAAGAATTGTCTTGCTTGTCATACCCTGGACAGCTTTAATAGTCAGGAGAAGCGGCAAGAAAAGGGGAAAGAGACGGCGGCAGCGCCGCGCTCCTAA
- a CDS encoding cytochrome c encodes MSLVAIHFILVPVGARADEEDDDKALKPVPKAYADKHMPKGWWTDPKIVEEGKKLYETVMLEFEYKGKKEEVKDGCATCHGIDPKKDRPKQRGARDFRVPKKINQYSDSYWFWRVSEGVPKTKMPAWKDKLKEEEIWKIIAYEHTMSHGSKPEVHEHKEIQISVEK; translated from the coding sequence TTGAGTTTGGTCGCCATTCACTTTATTTTAGTGCCAGTGGGTGCCCGTGCGGATGAAGAAGATGACGACAAGGCTTTAAAGCCGGTTCCGAAAGCATATGCCGACAAACATATGCCGAAGGGGTGGTGGACCGATCCCAAAATCGTCGAGGAAGGGAAGAAGCTCTACGAAACGGTGATGCTGGAGTTTGAGTACAAAGGGAAAAAAGAAGAGGTTAAAGACGGTTGCGCAACGTGCCATGGCATTGATCCAAAGAAAGACCGGCCCAAGCAGAGAGGGGCGCGGGATTTTCGTGTTCCTAAAAAAATAAACCAGTATTCCGACAGCTATTGGTTTTGGCGGGTTTCGGAAGGGGTGCCCAAGACCAAGATGCCGGCATGGAAGGACAAGCTGAAGGAAGAGGAAATCTGGAAGATCATCGCCTATGAGCACACGATGTCCCATGGCTCAAAACCGGAAGTGCACGAACATAAAGAGATTCAGATTTCCGTTGAAAAATAG
- a CDS encoding monovalent cation/H+ antiporter subunit D family protein — MTTMEVESIKPLLAVAVSLIGAALIVATRRNPNIREGCSLVTAILKFLIVASMIPAVLAGNTLHYNLITLLPEVSIAFRVDALGLVFALTASFLWIVTTLYSIGYMRSLREHNQTRYYTCFAVTLFATLGLAFSANMVTLFLFYEIITFITYPLVTHSGTKEAYAAGNKYLFYLLATTKAFFVTAMFLTYNITNTFDFRPGGVFPAGANQTVLIITYFLFIAGLGKVAIMPFHAWLPAAMIAPTPVSALLHAVAVVNAGAFCVLRIIFHVYGVELMKELNLGVMTGFLASFTIITASIWALTRDNLKARLAYSTISQLSYMVLGAALLTPSGMAGGIMHIANHAFAKITLFFCAGSIYVASHKTNISEMAGIGRKMPWTMAAFALGTLSMIGVPPVAGFLTKWYLMTGTMEAKEVGFLFVLLFSSFLNALYFLPIVHKAFFEGTQEAPEGLALRPVPQSLGAAAAGGHEGHSRPEGPIKEPSYFLVVPLFLCALLSVLLGMFPELILDLAKLVIR, encoded by the coding sequence ATGACTACGATGGAAGTTGAATCGATCAAACCGTTGTTGGCCGTCGCCGTTTCTTTGATCGGCGCGGCGCTCATTGTCGCAACCCGCAGGAATCCGAATATAAGGGAGGGATGCTCCCTGGTGACGGCGATCCTGAAATTTCTGATCGTCGCTTCCATGATTCCCGCGGTCCTCGCGGGAAATACGCTTCACTACAATCTGATCACCCTTCTGCCGGAAGTCTCCATCGCGTTTCGGGTTGACGCATTAGGTCTTGTTTTTGCGCTCACCGCCTCCTTCCTCTGGATCGTAACCACCCTTTACTCGATCGGCTACATGCGCTCCCTCAGGGAGCATAACCAAACCCGCTACTACACCTGTTTTGCGGTCACCCTTTTTGCGACGTTGGGTCTGGCCTTTTCGGCCAACATGGTTACCCTTTTTCTCTTCTACGAAATCATCACCTTCATTACCTATCCCTTGGTCACGCACAGCGGGACCAAAGAAGCCTATGCCGCCGGGAATAAATACCTCTTTTATCTTTTGGCGACCACAAAGGCCTTCTTTGTCACCGCGATGTTTTTGACCTACAACATCACCAATACCTTCGATTTCAGGCCGGGCGGCGTTTTCCCCGCGGGGGCAAATCAAACCGTTCTGATCATCACTTATTTCCTTTTCATCGCCGGTCTCGGCAAGGTGGCGATCATGCCGTTTCACGCCTGGCTCCCCGCGGCGATGATCGCTCCCACGCCGGTTAGCGCGCTGCTTCACGCGGTGGCGGTCGTGAACGCGGGAGCGTTCTGTGTCCTCCGGATCATCTTTCATGTCTACGGTGTGGAATTGATGAAGGAATTGAACCTGGGGGTCATGACCGGGTTCTTGGCTTCTTTCACGATTATCACGGCTTCGATCTGGGCGCTGACACGGGATAATCTCAAAGCGCGGCTCGCCTACTCGACGATCAGTCAGCTCTCTTATATGGTATTGGGCGCGGCCCTTTTGACCCCCAGCGGGATGGCCGGCGGAATCATGCACATTGCAAACCATGCCTTTGCCAAGATCACCCTCTTCTTCTGCGCCGGGTCGATCTATGTCGCTTCCCATAAGACGAATATTTCCGAGATGGCCGGCATCGGGCGGAAGATGCCCTGGACCATGGCCGCTTTTGCGCTCGGGACCCTCAGTATGATCGGTGTCCCTCCGGTGGCCGGATTTCTGACGAAATGGTATCTGATGACCGGCACCATGGAGGCAAAGGAGGTCGGCTTCCTTTTTGTCTTATTGTTCAGCTCTTTTTTAAATGCGCTTTATTTTCTTCCGATCGTCCACAAAGCCTTTTTTGAAGGAACGCAGGAAGCTCCGGAAGGGCTGGCGCTTCGCCCCGTTCCGCAGAGTCTGGGGGCGGCGGCCGCAGGCGGCCATGAGGGGCATTCTCGTCCGGAGGGGCCGATCAAGGAGCCTTCTTATTTCCTCGTGGTTCCCCTGTTCTTATGCGCGCTCCTCTCCGTGCTCTTGGGGATGTTTCCTGAGTTGATATTGGATCTGGCCAAACTGGTCATTCGATGA
- a CDS encoding Na(+)/H(+) antiporter subunit D: MTGWIHPAAFFFIAAALLLFVKGKAKQGIILAAPALGFLSLLIAPEGDHGTTTFMGQQLIFGRVDRLSLIFGYIFTLMTFIGMTYALHLKDEKEHIAALLYAGSALGVTFAGDLFTLFLFWEIMAFSSVFLIWFKGGKASSAAGFRYLLMHIFGGLCLLGGIVIHAAGGGGIAFNALPHTGLGATLILIGFLLNAAVPPLHAWLADAYPEATVTGIIFLSAFTTKTAVYALVRGFPGMEILIILGAVMAVYGVVYAMLENDIRRLLAYHMLSQIGYMVVGVGIGSELARNGAVALAIANIVYKGLLLMGMSSVLFMTGKRKASELGGLYRTMPWTFRLFMIGGLSISGFPLLAGFVSKSMVVSAAAEAHHGWVFLLLTLASAGTFLSTTLKLPYAVFLGEDKKIAATDPPKNMLIGMGLAALLCVLMGILPGLFYRLLPFPAEYHPYTVAHLVESLQILCATALGFIFFLHKFHSENTISLDIDWFYRKGAAAFLWLAKLNKSFSSPER; this comes from the coding sequence ATGACCGGGTGGATTCATCCTGCTGCCTTCTTTTTCATCGCTGCGGCTTTGCTCCTTTTTGTAAAGGGAAAAGCGAAGCAAGGGATCATTCTCGCCGCTCCCGCACTCGGTTTCCTCTCCCTCCTGATCGCTCCGGAAGGGGATCACGGCACGACGACCTTCATGGGGCAACAGCTCATCTTCGGAAGGGTTGACCGTCTCAGCTTGATCTTCGGTTATATCTTCACCCTCATGACCTTTATCGGAATGACCTATGCGCTTCATCTCAAAGACGAAAAGGAGCACATTGCGGCGCTCCTCTACGCCGGAAGCGCCCTCGGGGTGACCTTTGCCGGCGATCTCTTCACCCTTTTCCTCTTCTGGGAGATCATGGCCTTCTCGTCGGTCTTTTTGATCTGGTTTAAGGGGGGGAAAGCGTCGAGCGCCGCCGGGTTCCGCTATCTTCTGATGCACATCTTTGGCGGACTCTGCTTGCTCGGGGGGATCGTCATCCATGCCGCCGGTGGGGGGGGAATCGCTTTTAATGCCCTTCCACATACCGGTCTGGGGGCGACGCTGATTCTCATCGGGTTTCTTCTGAATGCGGCCGTTCCGCCGCTGCATGCTTGGTTGGCCGATGCCTATCCGGAAGCGACCGTCACCGGGATCATTTTCTTGAGCGCCTTCACCACGAAGACGGCGGTCTATGCTCTGGTCCGCGGCTTTCCCGGAATGGAGATCCTGATCATTCTGGGCGCGGTCATGGCCGTTTACGGCGTCGTCTATGCGATGCTCGAGAACGACATCCGAAGATTGCTGGCCTACCACATGTTAAGCCAGATCGGATACATGGTCGTGGGGGTCGGGATTGGAAGCGAGTTGGCGCGCAATGGCGCCGTCGCGCTGGCCATTGCCAATATTGTTTACAAAGGACTCTTGTTAATGGGGATGAGCTCGGTCCTTTTCATGACCGGAAAACGGAAAGCATCCGAGCTGGGGGGGCTCTACCGAACAATGCCTTGGACCTTCCGGCTGTTTATGATCGGCGGTTTGTCCATCTCCGGCTTTCCGCTGCTGGCGGGATTCGTCAGCAAATCGATGGTGGTGTCGGCCGCCGCGGAAGCGCACCACGGATGGGTCTTCTTGCTTCTTACGCTCGCCTCGGCCGGTACGTTCCTTTCGACCACCCTCAAACTTCCCTATGCGGTCTTCTTGGGCGAGGACAAAAAGATCGCTGCAACCGATCCTCCCAAGAATATGCTGATCGGGATGGGTTTGGCCGCCCTCCTCTGCGTTCTCATGGGGATCTTGCCGGGTCTGTTCTACCGGTTGTTGCCCTTCCCGGCGGAGTACCACCCTTATACTGTCGCGCATCTGGTCGAGTCGTTGCAGATTCTCTGCGCGACCGCTTTGGGATTTATCTTTTTCTTGCATAAATTTCATTCGGAAAATACGATCAGCCTCGATATCGACTGGTTTTATCGGAAAGGGGCGGCGGCTTTTCTCTGGCTGGCCAAACTTAATAAGTCTTTCTCAAGCCCTGAGCGATGA
- a CDS encoding cytochrome ubiquinol oxidase subunit I translates to MTFKSVIRKPIFAVWLLFLVLFLVLEASFLFAQTPAAGGAVEYRDPSWISSRNFIWILSQVHLLFGGFVLGVPIFAWLCEVIGMVSKDRRYDHLAKEFTILITACFEMTATLGIIFLFALRVLYPKLWTFLTSVFLPSFYFYLFLFVLEGAALYIYAAKWDAMQGKYKTLHMFVGLILNIVGFFVMIVPSAWASFQASPVVLNEGMGWIERAWAAANNPTWWPVNIHRIVANVVLGGFVCGAYAGVRYLGAKTKEEREHYDWMGYVGNFIGIFGLLPLPFAGYWLMREVYEYNQQMGITLMGGILSWLFILQALLIGVLFLGSNYYLWQGLITRTEDGVKYKPYIVIMLVTILACMGVWMTPHSLVASMEEARAMGGTHHPILGVFGVMSAKLTVVNIIILTSFMSFLLYWRANQQITVKWGKAARVFEVFLFSVAILGVILAGIYGYFVPAIYRVNVLSVAQVLAVLFVLALVTPMTGMMLRGAKMTGKMTWGIMRPSSQYALVINAITVVLTMSLMGYARSASRVHWHVYGVVEDTSAYAYTPPLGTAAFLFSVNTLLFFSLVAAIFWVTTRTIRYDGFCTQYFFVAPFVEWLVSLPEKLSAPKPVGEARSPYFRKVVGVVVGFLAAFTWAGFMVPQSVGLPPTKEKLDVAKISTEKDLTRIGQNMFFGKGQCALCHTLGSEGGRCPTLQNAGARLTREFIFETLTKPDAYVKLDFEQVEPKKFPAQMPVINRPPIDLTDQELLTVIAFVQSLGGKVTVEPAELIALDQPAPVAEPAEGESPAPERLESRREIGHKGS, encoded by the coding sequence ATGACCTTCAAAAGTGTGATTCGAAAGCCGATTTTCGCAGTGTGGCTCCTTTTCCTGGTCCTCTTCTTGGTCCTGGAGGCTTCCTTCCTCTTCGCCCAAACTCCCGCGGCCGGCGGCGCGGTTGAATACCGCGATCCTTCCTGGATCAGCAGCCGTAATTTCATTTGGATCCTCTCTCAGGTGCACCTCCTCTTCGGAGGATTCGTCCTGGGGGTGCCGATTTTCGCGTGGCTGTGTGAGGTCATCGGCATGGTGTCGAAGGATCGCCGATACGATCACCTCGCCAAAGAGTTCACCATCCTGATCACCGCCTGTTTCGAGATGACCGCCACGTTGGGGATCATCTTTCTTTTCGCCCTCCGGGTCCTCTATCCGAAGCTCTGGACTTTTCTCACGAGTGTTTTTCTCCCCAGTTTCTATTTTTATCTTTTTCTCTTTGTTCTGGAGGGGGCCGCGCTTTATATCTATGCCGCGAAATGGGACGCGATGCAGGGGAAGTATAAGACCCTTCACATGTTCGTCGGCCTGATCCTCAACATCGTCGGCTTTTTCGTCATGATCGTGCCGAGCGCCTGGGCTTCTTTCCAGGCCAGCCCGGTGGTTCTAAACGAAGGGATGGGCTGGATCGAGCGGGCTTGGGCCGCGGCGAACAACCCGACTTGGTGGCCGGTGAATATCCACAGGATCGTGGCGAATGTGGTCTTGGGCGGATTTGTCTGCGGCGCGTATGCAGGGGTTCGCTATCTCGGCGCCAAAACGAAGGAAGAGCGCGAGCACTACGACTGGATGGGATATGTCGGAAACTTCATCGGGATCTTCGGGCTTCTCCCGTTGCCGTTTGCCGGCTACTGGCTGATGCGGGAGGTATATGAGTATAACCAGCAGATGGGAATCACCCTCATGGGGGGAATTCTCTCCTGGCTCTTTATCCTCCAGGCCCTTCTGATCGGGGTGCTCTTTCTGGGGTCGAATTATTATCTCTGGCAGGGACTGATTACCCGGACGGAAGACGGGGTGAAATACAAGCCGTATATCGTCATCATGCTGGTCACCATTCTCGCTTGTATGGGGGTCTGGATGACCCCGCATAGCTTGGTCGCCAGCATGGAAGAGGCCCGCGCGATGGGGGGGACCCATCATCCGATCCTGGGGGTCTTCGGGGTCATGTCGGCCAAGCTGACGGTGGTCAACATTATCATCCTGACCAGCTTCATGAGCTTTCTTCTTTATTGGAGAGCGAACCAGCAGATCACCGTCAAATGGGGAAAAGCGGCCCGCGTCTTTGAGGTGTTCCTCTTTTCCGTCGCGATTCTCGGCGTCATCCTGGCCGGCATCTACGGCTACTTTGTTCCGGCGATTTACCGCGTCAACGTTCTCTCCGTCGCCCAGGTGTTGGCGGTTCTCTTCGTCCTCGCGCTGGTGACGCCGATGACCGGCATGATGCTCCGGGGGGCGAAGATGACCGGAAAAATGACCTGGGGAATCATGCGGCCCAGCTCTCAATATGCTTTGGTGATTAACGCGATCACCGTGGTCCTCACGATGAGCTTGATGGGTTATGCCCGTTCCGCGTCGCGGGTCCATTGGCATGTCTATGGGGTGGTGGAAGATACCTCCGCCTATGCGTACACTCCTCCGTTGGGGACCGCCGCCTTTCTTTTTTCGGTCAACACCCTTCTCTTCTTCTCTCTGGTCGCCGCGATCTTCTGGGTGACCACCCGGACGATCCGCTACGACGGCTTCTGCACGCAATATTTCTTCGTTGCTCCTTTTGTCGAATGGCTGGTGAGCCTTCCTGAAAAGCTCAGCGCGCCGAAACCGGTCGGTGAAGCGCGGTCCCCTTATTTCCGGAAGGTCGTGGGGGTTGTCGTCGGATTTCTGGCGGCGTTTACCTGGGCCGGCTTTATGGTTCCACAGAGCGTCGGTCTTCCTCCGACAAAAGAGAAGCTGGACGTGGCAAAAATTTCAACCGAGAAAGATCTGACGAGAATCGGGCAGAACATGTTTTTTGGGAAAGGGCAATGCGCCCTCTGCCATACCCTCGGGTCGGAAGGAGGACGTTGTCCGACGCTCCAGAACGCGGGGGCCCGTCTGACGCGGGAGTTTATCTTCGAGACGCTGACGAAGCCGGACGCCTACGTGAAGCTCGACTTCGAGCAGGTGGAGCCTAAAAAGTTTCCGGCGCAGATGCCTGTGATCAATCGGCCGCCGATCGATCTGACCGATCAGGAGCTGCTGACGGTGATCGCCTTCGTTCAAAGCCTCGGAGGAAAGGTTACCGTCGAACCGGCCGAGTTGATCGCCCTCGATCAGCCTGCCCCGGTGGCCGAGCCGGCGGAAGGGGAATCGCCCGCCCCGGAGCGGCTGGAAAGCCGGCGGGAAATTGGACACAAGGGATCTTAA
- a CDS encoding cytochrome c, with translation MQIRRGFGLCFLALALAAGCGSKADEKLEFGTVLSDRDLVEIGQKVFFGKGQCALCHTLGGDGRGKCPDLEGAGERLTREFIYETLTEPDKYIRLDFDPAEPKKYPARMPAVNQPPIGLTEPELLTVVAFVQSRGGKITVSPVELKR, from the coding sequence TTGCAGATCAGGCGGGGATTCGGTCTTTGTTTTTTAGCCTTGGCGTTGGCGGCAGGTTGCGGTTCCAAGGCCGACGAGAAACTTGAGTTCGGCACCGTTTTAAGCGATCGGGATCTGGTTGAGATCGGACAGAAAGTTTTTTTTGGGAAAGGGCAATGCGCCCTCTGTCACACCCTCGGAGGAGATGGCCGGGGGAAGTGTCCCGATTTAGAGGGAGCGGGGGAGCGTCTCACGCGGGAGTTTATCTACGAGACGCTGACGGAGCCGGATAAATATATCCGGCTCGATTTCGATCCCGCAGAGCCGAAAAAATATCCGGCGCGGATGCCGGCGGTCAATCAGCCGCCGATCGGTTTAACGGAGCCGGAGTTGTTGACGGTGGTTGCCTTCGTTCAGAGCCGGGGGGGAAAGATCACGGTCAGCCCGGTGGAACTGAAAAGATAG
- a CDS encoding c-type cytochrome, translating into MEKIKKKGMPPGLRVALSLALFYLFLRFIVQPPLPFSVIFMYMAMALAGAIMYLTLFFDIKEVIVNPIYTFLGGGVEGGVAKGGRYALLVAMPLVVWFGSYQKFNKEIQPPLDPRVIHPAPPVEFTGLYNPFNVEDKETLRKSVADGKEIYYKNCIFCHGDLLDGDGIYAHGFNPRPANFQDPGVLPMLQESFLFWRISTGGISLPQESTPWSSAMPKWEDMLTDEERWKVILFLSDYTGFVPRSWE; encoded by the coding sequence ATGGAAAAAATAAAAAAGAAGGGGATGCCTCCCGGGCTCAGAGTGGCCCTCTCCTTGGCTCTATTTTATCTCTTCTTGCGATTTATCGTTCAACCTCCCCTCCCGTTTAGCGTCATTTTTATGTATATGGCGATGGCCTTGGCGGGGGCGATTATGTACCTTACCCTCTTTTTCGATATCAAAGAGGTGATCGTCAACCCGATTTATACCTTTTTGGGGGGGGGTGTGGAGGGGGGGGTGGCCAAGGGGGGGCGATATGCGCTCCTGGTCGCCATGCCGCTGGTTGTCTGGTTCGGCTCGTATCAGAAGTTCAACAAAGAGATTCAGCCGCCGCTCGATCCGCGCGTGATTCATCCGGCTCCTCCGGTGGAGTTTACCGGTTTGTATAATCCCTTCAACGTCGAAGACAAAGAAACGCTCCGGAAAAGCGTCGCGGATGGGAAAGAGATTTATTATAAAAACTGCATCTTCTGCCATGGCGACTTGCTCGACGGCGACGGAATTTATGCGCATGGATTCAACCCCAGGCCGGCCAATTTCCAGGACCCCGGGGTTCTTCCGATGCTTCAAGAGTCGTTTCTTTTTTGGAGAATCAGCACCGGAGGGATCAGTCTTCCGCAGGAATCGACCCCCTGGAGCTCGGCGATGCCGAAATGGGAAGACATGCTGACCGATGAGGAGCGGTGGAAGGTAATCCTTTTCCTCTCTGATTACACCGGATTTGTGCCGAGAAGCTGGGAGTAG